One genomic region from Proteus vulgaris encodes:
- a CDS encoding 6-phospho-alpha-glucosidase, with protein MKKFSVVIAGGGSTFTPGIILMLLENLKRFPLRAIKFYDNDAERQETIAKACEIILTEKAPEIEFCYTTDPKTAFTDVDFVMAHIRVGKYPMREKDEKIPLRHGVLGQETCGPGGIAYGMRSIGGVLELVEYMEKYSPNAWMLNYSNPAAIVAEATRRLKPNAKILNICDMPIGIESRMAQIAGLKSRKEMRVRYYGLNHFGWWTQVEDLQGNDLLPVIRKHVAEHGYIPKVAGEPVEASWNDTFGKAKDVWALDPATMPNTYLKYYLFPDYVVEHSDPHHTRANEVMEHREKNVFSACRAITNAGKSSAGHLEIDEHASYIVDLATAIAFNTQERMLLIVPNNGSIINFDPEAMVEIPCIVGSHGPEPLVMGKIPLFQKGMMSQQVAVEKLVVEAWIEKSYLKLWQAITMSKTVPSATVAKAILDDLIEANKDYWPELK; from the coding sequence ATGAAGAAGTTCTCAGTCGTAATTGCAGGTGGCGGTAGTACATTTACACCCGGTATTATTTTGATGCTACTGGAAAATTTAAAACGTTTTCCATTAAGAGCCATCAAATTTTATGACAATGATGCCGAGCGGCAAGAAACCATTGCTAAAGCTTGTGAAATAATTCTTACTGAAAAGGCACCTGAAATTGAATTTTGCTATACCACAGATCCTAAAACTGCCTTTACGGATGTTGATTTTGTTATGGCGCATATCCGTGTTGGTAAATATCCAATGCGTGAAAAAGATGAAAAAATTCCTTTGCGCCATGGTGTATTAGGACAAGAAACTTGTGGGCCTGGTGGTATTGCTTATGGTATGCGTTCTATTGGGGGAGTCTTAGAGTTGGTTGAATATATGGAAAAATATTCACCAAATGCATGGATGCTAAATTATTCTAACCCTGCTGCAATTGTCGCTGAAGCTACTCGTCGTTTAAAACCTAATGCGAAGATCTTAAATATTTGTGATATGCCAATTGGCATTGAATCACGTATGGCACAAATTGCAGGATTAAAATCACGTAAAGAGATGCGAGTTCGTTACTACGGTTTAAATCATTTTGGCTGGTGGACTCAAGTTGAAGATTTACAGGGGAATGATTTACTGCCTGTGATCCGTAAACATGTTGCTGAACATGGGTATATTCCAAAAGTGGCTGGTGAGCCAGTTGAAGCCAGCTGGAATGATACATTCGGTAAAGCAAAAGATGTGTGGGCATTAGATCCAGCAACAATGCCAAACACTTACTTGAAGTATTATTTATTCCCTGATTATGTTGTTGAGCATTCTGATCCTCATCATACTCGTGCGAATGAAGTGATGGAGCACAGAGAAAAGAATGTGTTCAGCGCTTGTCGTGCCATTACTAATGCAGGTAAATCATCGGCAGGGCATCTTGAGATTGATGAACACGCTTCTTACATTGTCGATCTAGCAACAGCTATTGCGTTTAATACCCAAGAAAGAATGCTACTGATCGTTCCTAACAACGGATCAATTATTAACTTTGATCCTGAGGCGATGGTAGAGATCCCTTGTATTGTCGGAAGTCATGGCCCAGAGCCTTTGGTAATGGGTAAAATTCCATTATTTCAAAAAGGAATGATGAGCCAACAAGTTGCAGTTGAAAAATTAGTGGTAGAAGCGTGGATTGAAAAATCCTATTTAAAACTGTGGCAAGCCATTACGATGTCTAAAACTGTACCAAGTGCGACTGTCGCGAAAGCGATTTTAGATGATTTAATTGAAGCAAATAAAGACTATTGGCCGGAATTAAAATAG
- a CDS encoding alpha-glucoside-specific PTS transporter subunit IIBC — protein MLSQIQRFGGAMFTPVLLFPFAGIVVGIAILLQNPLFISEDLLRPDSLFAQIVHIIEEGGWTVFRNMPLIFAIGLPIGLAKTAQARACLAVMVSFLTWNYFINAMGIVWGSYFGVDFTNEVGGNSGLTMIAGIKTLDTSIIGAIIIAGIVTSIHNRYFDKQLPVFLGIFQGTSYVVLISFFVMLPLAWITLFFWPKVQVGIQSLQVFMVESGSLGVWIYTFLERILIPTGLHHFIYGPFIFGPAVTEHGIQVDWAQNMQYFSQSTQSLKELFPEGGFALHGNSKVFGSIGIALALYFTAAPKNRAKIAGLLIPSALTAVFVGITEPLEFTFLFISPLLFAIHAVLAATLATTLYHFGVVGNMGGGIIDNFLPMNWIPMFHNHYGMIITQIVIGLIFTMIWFVVFRTLIIKLNLKTPGREEDDEEIKLYSKQDYKNKKSQVSDSSKTAKEDRKLALPKGILEGLGGSRNIKSLNNCATRLRIEVIDNEIVETDAYFKGLGVHGVVRKGHALQIIIGLHVSQVRDKIEQLMKEDTQKIILSEAI, from the coding sequence ATGCTCAGTCAAATACAAAGATTTGGTGGAGCCATGTTTACCCCTGTCCTGCTATTTCCTTTTGCAGGTATTGTTGTAGGCATTGCAATTCTATTACAGAATCCATTATTTATTAGTGAAGATTTATTAAGACCTGATAGTTTATTTGCTCAAATTGTTCATATTATTGAAGAGGGTGGATGGACTGTTTTTCGCAATATGCCTCTTATTTTTGCAATTGGTTTACCAATAGGTTTAGCCAAAACAGCACAAGCAAGAGCTTGCCTTGCCGTTATGGTGAGTTTTCTCACTTGGAATTATTTTATTAATGCTATGGGTATTGTTTGGGGAAGTTATTTCGGCGTGGACTTTACAAATGAAGTTGGCGGAAATAGTGGCCTTACAATGATTGCCGGTATTAAAACATTAGATACTAGTATTATTGGTGCAATTATTATTGCTGGTATTGTAACAAGTATACATAACCGTTATTTCGATAAACAGCTTCCTGTATTTCTAGGTATATTTCAGGGAACATCTTATGTTGTATTAATTAGTTTTTTTGTGATGTTACCTTTAGCGTGGATAACATTATTTTTCTGGCCTAAAGTGCAAGTTGGTATTCAATCTTTGCAAGTGTTTATGGTTGAATCAGGCTCTTTAGGTGTTTGGATATATACCTTTCTTGAGCGTATTTTAATTCCTACTGGTTTACATCATTTTATTTATGGACCTTTTATTTTTGGCCCAGCAGTCACTGAACACGGTATTCAAGTTGATTGGGCTCAAAATATGCAATATTTCAGTCAAAGTACACAATCTTTAAAAGAGTTATTTCCTGAAGGTGGCTTTGCGCTACATGGTAATAGCAAAGTTTTTGGCTCTATTGGTATAGCGCTAGCTCTCTATTTTACTGCCGCGCCTAAAAATAGAGCCAAGATTGCGGGTTTACTTATACCTTCTGCATTGACCGCTGTATTTGTGGGAATAACAGAACCTTTAGAATTCACATTTTTATTTATCTCACCGTTATTGTTTGCCATTCATGCCGTGTTAGCCGCCACATTAGCGACAACGCTTTATCACTTTGGGGTTGTTGGAAATATGGGTGGGGGGATCATCGACAATTTTCTTCCTATGAATTGGATCCCAATGTTTCATAACCATTACGGAATGATTATCACGCAAATAGTTATAGGGCTCATTTTTACAATGATTTGGTTTGTGGTGTTTAGAACATTAATTATCAAACTTAATTTAAAAACACCGGGTCGTGAAGAAGATGACGAAGAGATAAAACTTTATAGCAAACAAGACTATAAAAATAAAAAGTCACAAGTTTCAGATAGTTCAAAAACAGCAAAAGAAGATCGCAAACTCGCACTTCCTAAAGGCATTCTTGAAGGCTTAGGGGGAAGTAGAAATATCAAATCCTTAAATAATTGTGCAACACGTTTACGTATTGAAGTGATAGATAACGAAATAGTTGAAACGGATGCTTATTTCAAAGGGCTCGGTGTACATGGTGTGGTGCGTAAAGGCCATGCATTACAAATCATTATCGGGCTACATGTTTCTCAAGTGAGAGACAAAATTGAACAACTTATGAAAGAAGATACACAAAAAATCATCTTGTCGGAGGCTATATAA
- a CDS encoding GntR family transcriptional regulator: protein MIYKDIAKSLRIQINSAGYQIGDTLPAEKTLAEQYDVSRMTIRKAIDLLVIAGLLERKQGSGTYIKEKDVHHENASLKGFVELMANTGHNVRSEVIEFSVIPCPLSIASKLRINSNERIFYSRRIRYVDNKPLIVEDSYMPVKYFTNLTLTHLEGSKFDFIENVCQIKIAGSYETFHPIMPDNNICQLLKIENNIPILRLSTLSYSIHGDYINYSIMYRNTQDYIVEYHLKREQ, encoded by the coding sequence GTGATCTATAAAGACATTGCAAAAAGCCTAAGAATTCAAATAAATTCGGCAGGATATCAAATTGGTGACACATTACCGGCTGAAAAAACATTAGCAGAGCAATACGATGTTTCAAGGATGACTATCCGTAAAGCTATAGATTTACTGGTTATCGCAGGTTTATTAGAACGGAAGCAAGGTTCAGGGACTTATATTAAAGAGAAAGATGTTCATCATGAAAATGCAAGCTTAAAAGGCTTTGTCGAATTAATGGCAAATACAGGCCACAATGTAAGAAGTGAAGTTATAGAATTTAGTGTTATTCCCTGTCCTTTATCTATTGCTAGCAAATTACGAATTAATTCAAATGAACGTATTTTTTATTCAAGGCGAATACGTTACGTTGATAATAAACCGCTTATTGTTGAAGATAGTTATATGCCTGTTAAATATTTTACTAATTTAACATTAACCCATTTAGAAGGCTCTAAGTTTGACTTTATTGAGAATGTTTGCCAAATAAAAATAGCGGGAAGTTACGAAACATTTCATCCTATAATGCCAGACAACAATATTTGTCAATTATTAAAAATAGAAAATAACATTCCAATATTAAGACTCAGCACATTATCATACAGTATCCATGGTGATTATATTAACTATTCAATCATGTATAGAAACACTCAAGATTATATTGTTGAGTATCATTTAAAACGAGAACAATAA
- the hldE gene encoding bifunctional D-glycero-beta-D-manno-heptose-7-phosphate kinase/D-glycero-beta-D-manno-heptose 1-phosphate adenylyltransferase HldE — MKVTLPDFNKANVLVVGDVMLDRYWYGPTSRISPEAPVPVVKVDTTEERPGGAANVAMNIASLGANSRLVGLTGIDEAAKALSNTLNQVNVRCDFVSVATHPTITKLRVLSRNQQLIRLDFEEGFSNVDPQPIYERIQQALPSIGALVLSDYAKGALSHVQEMIKLAKKAGVPVLIDPKGSDFERYRGATLLTPNMSEFEQVVGVCKTDEELVEKGTKLVRDLDLEALLITRSERGMSLLRANEAPLHLPTQAQEVYDVTGAGDTVIGVLATSLAAGKPLGEACFLANAAAGVVVGKLGTSTVSPIELENAIRGRSDNGFGMMEEEQLKQAVELARQRGERIVMTNGCFDILHAGHVSYLANARKLGDRLIVAVNSDASTKRLKGESRPVNPLEQRMTVLGALGAVDWVVAFEEDTPQRLIASVLPDILVKGGDYKPEDIAGSKEVWAAGGEVKVLNFEDGISTTNIINAIKKK, encoded by the coding sequence ATGAAAGTAACGCTGCCGGATTTTAATAAGGCCAATGTGTTGGTTGTCGGTGACGTCATGTTAGACCGCTATTGGTATGGCCCAACAAGTCGAATTTCACCAGAAGCCCCAGTGCCAGTGGTCAAAGTAGATACCACAGAAGAGCGACCAGGCGGGGCTGCAAACGTTGCAATGAATATCGCGTCTCTTGGTGCTAATTCGCGTTTAGTGGGTTTAACCGGTATTGATGAAGCCGCAAAAGCATTGAGCAATACATTAAATCAGGTCAATGTGCGTTGTGATTTTGTCTCTGTTGCGACACATCCAACGATCACAAAATTACGTGTTCTTTCTCGTAATCAGCAATTAATCCGTCTTGATTTTGAAGAAGGATTTAGCAATGTTGATCCTCAACCTATTTATGAACGTATTCAGCAAGCATTGCCTTCTATTGGTGCATTGGTTTTATCAGACTATGCCAAAGGGGCGCTTTCTCATGTTCAAGAGATGATCAAACTGGCAAAAAAAGCGGGTGTACCTGTATTAATCGATCCTAAGGGATCTGATTTTGAACGTTATCGCGGTGCAACGTTATTAACGCCAAATATGTCTGAATTTGAACAAGTCGTTGGTGTTTGTAAAACCGATGAAGAGCTGGTGGAAAAAGGCACAAAATTAGTTAGAGATTTAGATCTTGAAGCGCTGCTTATCACTCGCTCAGAGCGCGGAATGAGCTTACTTCGTGCTAATGAAGCCCCACTGCATTTACCAACTCAAGCACAAGAAGTTTATGATGTTACTGGTGCTGGTGATACGGTAATTGGCGTATTAGCAACCTCTTTAGCTGCTGGTAAACCTTTAGGTGAAGCCTGTTTCCTTGCTAACGCAGCTGCGGGTGTTGTTGTCGGTAAATTAGGGACATCAACGGTGTCACCTATCGAGCTTGAAAATGCAATCCGTGGTCGTTCTGACAACGGTTTCGGCATGATGGAAGAAGAGCAACTAAAACAAGCTGTCGAATTAGCGCGTCAACGTGGTGAGCGTATCGTTATGACGAATGGTTGTTTTGATATTCTTCATGCAGGTCACGTTAGCTATTTAGCGAACGCACGTAAATTAGGTGATCGCCTTATTGTTGCTGTAAATAGTGATGCGTCTACTAAGCGATTAAAAGGTGAAAGTCGTCCTGTTAACCCATTAGAGCAGCGCATGACAGTTTTAGGTGCTTTAGGTGCAGTCGATTGGGTTGTTGCATTTGAAGAAGATACACCACAGCGCTTAATTGCCTCTGTATTACCGGATATCTTAGTTAAAGGTGGCGATTATAAGCCTGAAGATATCGCAGGTAGTAAAGAAGTTTGGGCAGCAGGTGGTGAAGTAAAAGTGCTGAATTTTGAAGATGGTATTTCTACAACAAATATCATTAACGCAATTAAAAAGAAATAA
- the glnE gene encoding bifunctional [glutamate--ammonia ligase]-adenylyl-L-tyrosine phosphorylase/[glutamate--ammonia-ligase] adenylyltransferase translates to MSVIGVFQQLWNKAQCGFSSQLNALAPFSELEQQFFAFSPFATEHLHVNPQWLTDIRQNPPTSVEWQSYESQLTEKLANIDNEDDVMRILRQFRHQQLVRIAWLQFFQLGDIPCALKHLSVLAETLICVARDTLYQQCCQQWGTPCDNEGKPQPLLILGMGKLGGFELNFSSDIDLIFAYPENGFTQGGRRELDNAQFFTRLGQKLIKALDQHTIDGFVYRVDMRLRPFGESGPLVMSFAALEDYYQEQGRDWERYAMIKARVLGAEKKEYCQVLRQMLRPFVYRRYIDFSVIQSLRNMKSMISREVRRRGMIDNIKLGSGGIREIEFITQVFQLIRGGREPELQSNSLLTVLNVITKLELLTSQETAQLTESYLFLRRLENLLQSIGDQQTQTLPESEEDKARLTFAMGFDDWETLYQEINHKMQAVSVIFTQLIGEEDENDDEDDISEFKRLWLLGRLPETSPLFHETLTIEALGAINQTLQNFRQDIGKRTIGPRGRDVLDALMPKLLAKICQQPQTLVTLQRVTPLLLSIVSRTTYLELMQESDEVLTHVIRLCAASPMIAEQLALHPLLLDELLDPNSLYQPLPLDAYRDELRQYLLRVPEEDEEQRLEALRQFKQAQLLRIAAEDITGVLPVMKVSDHLTYLAEAIIHAVVHQAWSYMVKRYGEPEHLAHRDGLGFAVIGYGKLGGWELGYSSDLDLVFLLDCPINTVTTGAKQIDARQFYLRLAQRIIHLFSTRTSSGVLYEVDARLRPSGESGMLVSTIQAFDEYQKNEAWTWEHQALIRARMIYGDDELQQMFSRIRHETLCLSRDADVLQNEVRDMRKKMVQHLAPTQTDKFDLKTSSGGITDIEFIAQYLVLRFSHQYPALTRWSDNVRIFELMAKHQVMDEDEALALTHAYVTLRNELHHLALQALPAIVDNHCFIAERECVLKSKLKWLGEQE, encoded by the coding sequence ATGTCTGTTATCGGTGTATTTCAACAATTGTGGAATAAAGCGCAGTGTGGGTTCTCTTCTCAATTAAATGCGTTAGCGCCTTTTAGTGAGCTTGAACAACAGTTTTTTGCTTTTAGCCCTTTTGCAACAGAGCATTTACACGTTAATCCGCAATGGTTGACGGATATCAGGCAAAATCCACCAACCAGTGTGGAATGGCAGAGTTATGAGTCTCAATTAACAGAAAAATTAGCCAATATTGATAATGAAGATGATGTGATGCGGATCTTACGCCAATTTCGTCATCAACAATTAGTGCGCATTGCATGGCTACAATTTTTTCAATTAGGCGATATTCCTTGTGCACTAAAACATTTGAGCGTATTGGCTGAAACATTAATTTGTGTCGCGAGAGATACGCTTTATCAGCAATGTTGCCAACAATGGGGAACTCCCTGTGATAATGAGGGAAAACCTCAGCCATTACTGATTTTAGGAATGGGAAAACTGGGTGGATTTGAACTTAACTTTTCTTCTGATATCGACTTAATTTTTGCCTATCCTGAAAATGGATTTACGCAAGGTGGACGCCGAGAATTAGATAATGCACAGTTTTTTACTCGCTTAGGTCAAAAGCTTATTAAGGCTTTGGATCAACATACCATTGATGGCTTTGTCTATCGTGTTGATATGCGATTGCGCCCTTTTGGTGAAAGCGGTCCTTTGGTAATGAGTTTTGCAGCACTGGAAGATTATTATCAAGAGCAAGGGCGCGATTGGGAACGCTATGCGATGATCAAAGCGCGTGTGCTAGGTGCAGAAAAGAAAGAGTATTGCCAAGTTTTACGGCAAATGTTGCGTCCTTTTGTTTATCGTCGTTATATTGATTTTAGTGTTATCCAATCACTTAGAAATATGAAATCCATGATCAGTCGTGAAGTACGCCGTCGTGGTATGATTGATAATATAAAATTAGGCTCTGGTGGTATTCGTGAAATCGAATTTATTACTCAGGTTTTCCAGCTAATTCGCGGGGGAAGAGAGCCTGAGTTACAAAGTAATTCATTATTAACAGTGCTTAATGTTATCACTAAACTTGAGCTGTTAACGTCACAAGAAACCGCTCAACTCACTGAAAGTTATCTTTTTCTTCGTCGATTAGAAAATTTACTACAATCTATTGGCGATCAACAAACCCAAACCCTACCTGAAAGTGAAGAAGATAAAGCACGGTTAACTTTTGCAATGGGATTTGATGATTGGGAAACGCTTTATCAAGAAATTAACCATAAGATGCAGGCGGTTTCCGTGATATTCACGCAATTGATTGGTGAAGAAGACGAGAATGATGATGAAGATGATATCTCTGAATTTAAGCGTCTTTGGTTACTTGGGCGTTTGCCTGAAACGTCGCCATTATTTCATGAAACATTAACCATCGAAGCTCTTGGGGCGATAAATCAGACGTTACAGAATTTTCGACAAGATATTGGCAAGCGAACGATTGGACCGAGAGGACGTGATGTTCTTGATGCCTTAATGCCCAAACTATTAGCTAAAATTTGCCAGCAACCTCAAACTCTAGTGACACTACAACGTGTGACGCCTCTGCTATTAAGCATTGTGAGTCGTACAACGTATTTAGAGCTGATGCAAGAGTCGGATGAAGTTTTAACACATGTTATACGACTCTGTGCGGCATCACCGATGATCGCTGAACAATTAGCGCTTCACCCTTTATTGCTAGATGAATTACTTGATCCTAACTCTCTTTATCAACCCCTGCCTTTAGATGCGTATCGTGATGAATTACGCCAATATTTATTACGTGTACCGGAAGAAGATGAAGAGCAACGATTAGAAGCATTGCGCCAGTTTAAGCAAGCCCAATTACTACGTATCGCTGCTGAAGATATTACAGGTGTATTACCAGTCATGAAGGTTAGCGACCACTTAACCTATTTAGCTGAAGCTATTATTCATGCTGTTGTTCATCAAGCTTGGTCATATATGGTGAAACGTTATGGTGAGCCTGAACATTTAGCTCATCGTGATGGATTGGGTTTTGCAGTCATTGGGTACGGTAAATTGGGGGGATGGGAGCTAGGATATAGCTCTGATTTGGATTTGGTCTTTTTATTAGATTGTCCAATAAATACGGTGACAACAGGGGCTAAACAGATTGATGCCCGCCAATTTTATCTGCGTTTAGCACAGCGTATTATCCATTTATTTAGTACCAGAACATCTTCTGGTGTGTTGTACGAAGTCGATGCGCGTTTACGCCCTTCAGGTGAATCCGGTATGTTGGTTAGTACTATTCAAGCTTTTGATGAATATCAGAAAAATGAAGCTTGGACTTGGGAGCATCAAGCGCTAATTCGTGCCAGAATGATTTACGGCGATGATGAATTACAACAGATGTTTTCACGTATTCGTCATGAAACGTTATGTCTTTCTCGTGATGCTGATGTGTTACAAAATGAAGTGCGCGATATGCGTAAAAAAATGGTGCAGCATCTTGCACCAACACAAACAGATAAGTTTGATTTAAAAACTTCATCTGGCGGCATTACCGATATTGAATTTATCGCACAATATTTAGTATTGCGTTTTTCTCACCAATATCCAGCTTTAACTCGTTGGTCTGATAATGTGCGTATTTTTGAGTTAATGGCAAAACATCAAGTAATGGATGAAGATGAAGCTCTCGCTTTAACACATGCTTATGTCACATTACGTAATGAATTGCATCATCTGGCGCTACAAGCATTACCTGCCATTGTGGATAATCATTGTTTTATCGCAGAGCGAGAGTGCGTATTAAAAAGCAAACTGAAGTGGCTCGGTGAACAAGAGTAA
- a CDS encoding inorganic triphosphatase has protein sequence MSQLETELKMSAIPAAIPHIIQRILTLPHQHSAPKKLTNLYFETTDNQIRRWDMGLRIRGVDESYEMTIKTAGKVVAGLHQRPEYNVKLEQPKLDLARFPAEIWPENTDLTLLETQLNVLFNTDFYREIWLVDFQNSQIEVVLDKGTIRTHQYELPIEEFELELKKGDVSDVIALATYLGEKGGLRLASRSKAARGYYLAKDKPALSLSVVNLSPSDTTAQQLTKWLSAIQALEEAIFANPTPPTITMPAMLALFSDWCKKQSDLPGSMQQSLNGISPLTFTTATDYYHVLWLNFKLSSMAWLLSIA, from the coding sequence ATGAGCCAATTAGAAACTGAACTCAAAATGAGTGCCATACCTGCCGCTATTCCTCACATTATTCAGCGCATTCTTACTCTACCTCATCAGCACTCTGCACCTAAAAAGCTGACTAATCTTTACTTTGAGACGACAGATAATCAAATTCGTCGTTGGGATATGGGGTTGCGTATTCGTGGTGTTGATGAAAGTTATGAAATGACAATTAAAACAGCCGGTAAAGTGGTTGCAGGTTTGCATCAACGTCCAGAATATAATGTGAAATTAGAGCAACCTAAATTAGATTTAGCTCGCTTTCCAGCAGAAATCTGGCCTGAAAATACAGATTTAACCCTATTAGAAACACAACTCAATGTGCTGTTTAATACCGATTTTTATCGTGAAATCTGGCTGGTGGATTTTCAAAATAGCCAAATTGAAGTGGTATTAGATAAAGGTACTATTCGTACTCATCAATATGAGTTACCGATCGAAGAGTTCGAGTTAGAGCTTAAAAAAGGCGATGTGTCAGATGTTATCGCATTAGCGACTTATTTGGGTGAGAAGGGAGGATTGCGCCTCGCTTCTCGCAGTAAAGCGGCTCGTGGCTATTATTTAGCAAAGGATAAACCTGCTTTATCGTTGAGTGTGGTGAACCTTTCTCCTAGTGATACAACTGCTCAGCAACTCACAAAATGGTTAAGTGCAATACAAGCATTAGAAGAAGCCATTTTTGCTAACCCAACACCACCGACAATCACTATGCCTGCAATGTTGGCGTTATTTTCAGATTGGTGTAAAAAACAGTCTGATTTACCTGGATCTATGCAACAGTCACTCAATGGTATTTCACCGTTAACATTTACAACCGCAACCGACTATTATCATGTTTTATGGTTGAACTTTAAGTTATCTTCTATGGCGTGGTTACTATCTATTGCTTAA
- a CDS encoding TIGR04211 family SH3 domain-containing protein — MRKLPLLFLSLLGLGVSLSSHAETRYVSDELSTYVHSGPGNQYRIVGSLNSGSTVTVISRNAATGYVQIKDDKDRTVWLPESQLSAQPSMRTRIPAMEKEIQTLRDKLANIDQSWNQRTTDMQNKVSNSDDIINGLKKENEQMRTKLAVAEKKLDFANQQLDDRQRDIILQWFMYGGGVAGAGLVFGLILPHIIPRRRKRNDRWMN, encoded by the coding sequence ATGCGAAAATTACCCTTACTTTTTCTTTCCTTACTTGGCTTAGGCGTTTCTCTGAGCTCACACGCAGAAACTCGTTATGTTTCCGATGAATTATCCACTTATGTACACAGTGGACCAGGAAATCAGTATCGAATTGTTGGCTCTTTAAACTCGGGCTCAACCGTTACTGTCATTTCTCGTAACGCAGCAACGGGTTATGTACAGATTAAAGACGATAAAGATCGTACCGTTTGGCTACCAGAAAGCCAACTCAGTGCCCAACCAAGTATGCGTACTCGTATTCCTGCTATGGAAAAAGAGATCCAAACACTGCGCGATAAACTGGCGAATATCGATCAAAGCTGGAACCAACGCACCACTGATATGCAAAATAAAGTTTCAAACAGCGATGACATCATCAATGGCTTGAAAAAAGAAAATGAACAAATGAGAACAAAGCTCGCTGTCGCAGAGAAAAAACTCGATTTTGCTAATCAACAATTAGATGACAGACAACGCGATATCATCTTACAGTGGTTTATGTATGGTGGTGGTGTTGCAGGTGCAGGTCTTGTTTTTGGTCTGATCCTTCCACATATTATTCCGCGCCGTCGTAAACGTAATGATCGTTGGATGAACTAA
- a CDS encoding multifunctional CCA addition/repair protein yields the protein MNIYLVGGAVRDQLLQMPVKDRDWVVVGATPQMLLQQGYQQVGKDFPVFLHPDTHEEYALARTERKSGSGYTGFTCYAAPDVTLEDDLARRDLTINAIAYSADGEYVDPYHGIDDIHARQLRHVSEAFSEDPLRVLRVARFAARFALLGFNVAPETLQLMKTMAQSGELNALTAERVWKETEKALESPAPQVYFEVLRQCGALSVLFPEIDALFGVPAPEKWHPEIDTGIHAMMVLNIASQLTDDIAVRFSALCHDLGKGLTPPENWPHHHGHGPAGVPLVEALCLRYRIPNHIRDLARLTARFHDHIHRIDRMRPSKIIRLFDAIDAWRKPERVEQLAMVSEADARGRKGLENLVYPQRAFLCQAFAIANNVDIKPIIESGLKGSAIRDALTKQREVAIIKWKSRLNQDQH from the coding sequence GTGAATATATACCTTGTTGGTGGCGCTGTGCGCGACCAACTATTACAGATGCCAGTAAAAGACAGAGATTGGGTTGTTGTTGGTGCAACACCTCAAATGCTGTTACAACAAGGCTATCAACAAGTAGGCAAAGATTTTCCTGTTTTTCTTCATCCAGATACTCATGAAGAGTATGCCCTTGCGCGTACAGAACGAAAATCAGGCTCAGGTTACACGGGTTTCACTTGTTATGCGGCACCAGATGTCACGTTAGAAGACGATCTCGCACGTCGTGATCTCACCATTAATGCCATTGCTTATTCTGCTGATGGTGAATATGTCGATCCTTATCATGGCATAGATGATATCCATGCAAGACAACTTCGCCATGTTTCTGAAGCCTTTTCAGAAGATCCTTTAAGAGTTTTGCGAGTTGCACGTTTTGCTGCACGATTTGCACTTTTAGGATTTAATGTTGCACCTGAAACACTGCAATTAATGAAAACGATGGCACAAAGTGGCGAGCTAAATGCACTGACTGCTGAACGTGTTTGGAAAGAGACAGAAAAAGCCCTTGAGAGCCCCGCGCCTCAAGTCTATTTTGAAGTTCTACGCCAATGTGGTGCTTTAAGCGTTCTTTTCCCTGAAATTGATGCTTTGTTTGGTGTTCCTGCGCCTGAAAAATGGCATCCAGAAATCGATACAGGCATTCATGCCATGATGGTACTCAATATCGCCAGCCAATTAACCGACGATATTGCAGTGCGCTTTAGCGCCTTATGCCATGATTTGGGAAAAGGATTAACACCTCCTGAAAATTGGCCTCATCACCATGGACATGGTCCTGCTGGTGTTCCCTTAGTTGAAGCCTTATGCCTGCGTTATCGTATTCCTAATCATATCCGTGATTTGGCACGCTTAACGGCAAGATTTCATGATCATATCCATCGTATTGATAGAATGCGCCCTTCAAAAATAATCCGCTTATTTGATGCTATTGATGCATGGCGAAAACCTGAACGTGTTGAGCAATTAGCAATGGTGAGTGAAGCCGACGCTAGAGGACGCAAAGGATTAGAAAATCTCGTTTACCCACAACGCGCGTTTCTTTGCCAAGCTTTCGCAATTGCAAATAATGTGGATATTAAGCCAATTATTGAAAGTGGATTAAAAGGAAGTGCAATACGAGATGCGCTAACCAAGCAACGAGAAGTCGCGATTATAAAATGGAAATCGCGACTTAATCAGGATCAGCACTAA